A DNA window from Brassica napus cultivar Da-Ae chromosome A4, Da-Ae, whole genome shotgun sequence contains the following coding sequences:
- the LOC125607989 gene encoding glycine-rich domain-containing protein 1-like, whose amino-acid sequence MDHEVEWLEAQKIETSVDLLAAAKQQLLFLAAVDRNRCLYDGPALERAIYRYNACWLPLLAKHSLSEGPLVPPLDCEWIWHCHRLNPVRYKSDCEQFYGRLLDVSGVVSSVNGNCKLRTEDLWKGLYPEEPYHLDLDKVVSDKSADLEKCTKYDLVSAVKRQSPFYYQVSRSFVSNDVFLQEAVARYKGFLYLIKKNRERSLKRFCVPTYDVDLIWHTHQLHPVAYCNDLEKLIGKVLEHDDTDSDRGKGKKLDTGFSNTTAQWEETFGRRYWKAGAMYRGSTPAPVTTSPYAFDVLAKEPTPEDDLIRVPEVEVVEVLLEIIEVRNIPDGHKGKLSVVFSKTQPDSLFDAERRLTILSEAGEKQVAFFQCEPTGELRFQLVSTSPSKIPVSREPKSLGFASLSLEEFFSPAITQLSVEKWLELIPSKGSRTDPKPISLRVAVSFTPPTRCPSVLHMVQSRPSWKGYCFFPIIRKSRHSKSSTYVVDEAQTEVISLQMSDGATLKGDHTAQRQVIGEMGSGETRVLAEYTGTFWSLLDSKWSLKQTNVDNQLFELLGTRVVKIFSGRKLDYEPKHCAKRRSDEDFMTLVEFSKQHPYGKAVALLDLKFGSIEAEENWLVLPGILSAFILNTLLKKGGSNGFDATTKVAQQESLKSNGLKEESKDTELVATVENKVKANSTNGQTAGAVIAPEKGSGCGGGGCSGECGNMVKAAMASGCGSGCSGECGDMMKATNASGCGSGCSGECGEMMKAANASGCGSGCSGECGEMMKATKASGCGGGCSGECGDMVKAAKASGCGGGCSGECGDMVKASKASGCGGGCSGECGDMVKASKASGCGGGCSGECGDMVKAA is encoded by the exons ATGGATCATGAAGTGGAGTGGCTTGAAGCTCAGAAGATAGAGACGAGCGTTGACTTGCTTGCTGCAGCTAAGCAACAGCTTCTCTTCCTCGCTGCTGTTGATCGTAACCGTTGTCTCTACGACGGGCCTGCTCTTGAAAGAGCCATCTACAG GTACAATGCTTGTTGGCTTCCTTTGCTTGCCAAACACTCACTTAGTGAAGGGCCTTTGGTCCCTCCTCTTGACTGTGAATGGATTTGGCATTGTCACAGGCTTAATCCT GTGAGATATAAGTCTGACTGTGAGCAGTTCTACGGGAGGTTACTCGACGTATCTGGCGTTGTCTCTTCCGTGAATGGGAACTGCAAACTTAGAACTGAAGATTTGTGGAAAGGATTGTATCCTGAGGAGCCTTATCACCTTGACTTGGATAAGGTAGTCTCTGATAAGTCTGCAGATCTTGAGAAATGCACCAAGTATGATTTGGTTTCAGCTGTGAAAAGGCAAAGCCCGTTTTACTACCAG GTTTCGAGATCCTTTGTAAGCAACGACGTTTTTCTACAAGAAGCTGTTGCTAGATATAAGGGGTTCCTCTATCTGATTAAGAAGAACAGAGAAAGGTCTTTGAAACGTTTTTGCGTTCCGACTTATGATGTTGACCTTATCTGGCACACCCACCAGCTCCACCCGGTAGCTTACTGTAATGATTTGGAGAAGCTCATTGGTAAGGTGTTGGAGCATGACGACACGGATTCTGACCGTGGCAAAGGTAAGAAACTCGACACCGGGTTTTCTAACACTACTGCTCAGTGGGAGGAGACGTTTGGTAGAAGATACTGGAAAGCCGGTGCGATGTATAGAGGCAGTACACCTGCACCTGTCACAACTTCTCCTTATGCTTTTGATGTTTTGGCTAAAGAACCAACTCCAGAAGACGATTTAATCCGAGTTCCAGAGGTGGAAGTTGTTGAG GTTCTCTTGGAGATTATCGAAGTTAGGAACATACCAGATGGACATAAAGGAAAGCTCTCCGTTGTGTTTAGCAAGACTCAGCCTGATTCTCTTTTCGATGCTGAGCGTAGGCTCACCATTTTATCTGAGGCTGGGGAAAAGCAAGTTGCTTTTTTCCAGTGTGAACCAACAGGAGAGCTTCGTTTCCAGCTTGTCTCCACTTCACCTTCTAAGATACCAGTTTCCAGGGAGCCTAAAAGCTTAGGCTTTGCGTCTTTGTCACTAGAAGAGTTTTTCTCACCAGCTATCACTCAACTCTCTGTTGAGAAGTGGCTGGAGTTGATACCCAGTAAAGGTAGCAGAACAGATCCGAAACCCATAAGCCTGAGAGTCGCAGTGTCGTTCACTCCGCCGACACGCTGCCCGTCTGTTTTACACATGGTTCAGTCGAGGCCGTCGTGGAAAGGCTATTGTTTCTTTCCAATCATCAGAAAGTCCCGTCATTCCAAGAGTTCAACATATGTTGTTGATGAAGCCCAAACAGAGGTGATCTCGCTCCAAATGAG TGATGGAGCAACACTTAAAGGTGATCACACTGCTCAAAGACAAGTGATTGGTGAGATGGGCTCTGGTGAAACTCGTGTGCTAGCAGAGTATACTGGCACTTTCTGGTCTTTGTTGGACTCGAAATGGTCACTCAAGCAAACTAATGTCGATAATCAGCTGTTTGAGCTTCTGGGAACTAGAGTG GTGAAAATCTTCTCTGGGAGAAAGCTAGATTATGAACCAAAACACTGTGCAAAACGTAGAAGCGATGAGGATTTCATGACCCTTGTAGAATTCTCTAAGCAACATCCATATGGAAAAGCTGTGGCGTTGTTGGATTTGAAGTTTGGTTCCATTGAG GCCGAGGAGAATTGGTTGGTTTTGCCTGGGATCTTATCTGCTTTCATACTCAATACTCTTTTGAAGAAAGGAGGATCTAATGGGTTTGATGCCACAACCAAAGTGGCGCAACAGGAAAGCCTTAAAAGTAATGGACTAAAAGAGGAAAGCAAGGACACTGAACTTGTAGCTACGGTGGAAAATAAAGTGAAGGCAAACAGTACAAATGGGCAGACTGCAGGTGCTGTCATAGCTCCTGAGAAAGGAAGTGGTTGTGGCGGTGGTGGATGTAGCGGTGAATGTGGAAACATGGTGAAAGCAGCTATGGCTAGTGGTTGCGGTAGTGGTTGTAGTGGTGAATGTGGAGACATGATGAAAGCAACAAACGCCAGTGGTTGCGGTAGTGGTTGTAGTGGTGAATGCGGAGAAATGATGAAAGCAGCAAACGCCAGCGGTTGCGGTAGTGGTTGCAGTGGAGAATGCGGAGAAATGATGAAAGCAACAAAGGCCAGCGGCTGTGGTGGTGGTTGCAGTGGTGAATGTGGAGACATGGTGAAAGCAGCAAAGGCCAGCGGCTGCGGAGGTGGTTGTAGTGGAGAATGTGGAGACATGGTGAAAGCATCAAAGGCCAGCGGCTGCGGCGGTGGTTGTAGTGGAGAATGCGGAGACATGGTCAAAGCATCAAAGGCTAGCGGTTGCGGCGGTGGTTGTAGCGGTGAATGCGGAGACATGGTGAAGGCAGCATAA
- the LOC106446437 gene encoding auxin-responsive protein IAA8, which produces MSYQLLSVDKEGLATSPGLKERNYMGLSDCSSVDSSTIPNVDKKSSLNFKATELRLGLPESSQSPQRETDFGLLSPRTPDEKLLFPLLPCKDHASGNKRGYLAKSGSNNAPASKAQVVGWPPIRSYRKNTMASSTSKNTNEVGLGPLFVKVSMDGAPYLRKVDLRTYTCYQHLSSALEKMFSCFTLGQCGLHGAHGRERMSEVKLKDLLHGSEFVLTYEDKDGDWMLVGDVPWEIFTESCRKLKIMKGSDSIGLAPSAVEKSKNKD; this is translated from the exons ATGTCTTATCAATTGCTAAGTGTGGACAAGGAGGGTTTGGCTACATCACCTGGTCTGAAGGAACGAAACTACATGGGTTTGTCTGATTGCTCCTCTGTTGACAGCTCAACCATTCCCAATGTTGACAAGAAGAGCAGTCTCAACTTCAAAGCTACAGAGCTAAGGCTAGGTCTTCCAGAATCATCTCAATCTCCCCAGAGAGAAACTGACTTCGgtttgctgagtccaagaactcCTGATGAGAAACTTCTCTTCCCGCTGCTCCCTTGCAAAGACCATGCTTCAGGCAACAAAAGAGGATATCTTGCTAAGAGTGGCTCCAACAATGCACCTGCTTCCAA GGCACAGGTTGTTGGTTGGCCTCCAATCAGATCCTACAGGAAGAACACAATGGCTTCTTCTACTTCCAAGAACACTAATGAGGTTGGTCTTGGTCCTCTGTTTGTGAAGGTGAGCATGGATGGTGCTCCCTATCTGAGGAAAGTTGATTTGAGAACCTACACTTGCTATCAACACTTGTCTTCTGCACTTGAGAAAATGTTCAGCTGCTTCACTCTTG GTCAATGTGGACTTCATGGAGCTCATGGGAGGGAAAGAATGAGTGAGGTGAAGTTGAAGGATCTTCTTCATGGATCGGAGTTTGTGCTTACTTATGAAGATAAAGACGGTGACTGGATGCTCGTTGGAGATGTCCCTTGGGA GATATTTACTGAATCATGTAGGAAACTGAAGATCATGAAGGGCTCTGATTCTATTGGTTTAG cTCCAAGTGCAGTGGAGAAATCTAAGAACAAAGATTGA
- the LOC106446438 gene encoding E3 ubiquitin-protein ligase WAVH1, whose protein sequence is MISGWRRAFCTSIPKERHDEDDSNCVLDSPEDQRFRHKPSSKFGFFSTPSTPRSVSGTYSLRCRTSAATAVATATPSASLPSTPKLTCRTTTAESTPATTPTRNSSLVSSPASFSLLKSKLRFNKAKSSNKCGICSQSVKPGQGTAIFTAECSHTFHFPCVTSRAAADHNRLVTCPVCGSSLLPETRNYGKPGSQTGQETSRLKVYNDDEPLISSPMSPAGFHTILESDENEDGEFTGFSVNTPSPLTAKLLTDDSLRNVEVKLSPESAIVAAVKGYETYSVVMKVKSPPLTTARRLPVDLVIVLDVAGRLESLKRTMKLLISNLKETDRLSIVAFSSSSKRLLPLRRMTANGRRSARRIVDIISVSGAGVACNGGGITANDALKKAVKVLEDRRQKNPFATVFVLTDRQAHQAQLAYSKIPVVWLGAWDHAVSEDAFARSINGYLSLSVQDLGLSLGLVSGSGQGEITAVYSLSGRPAWLGTGSVRLGDMYAGEERALLVEIKAPVSSSTTSRSHRILTVRSRYVDPTTQEIRNPEDRALLIPYPVTVRSSSNPNIGRLRNLHVSTRAVAESRRLIERNNYSGAERLLTSARALLVQYGLSSSDTCLRGLDAELADLNGVRGRQLTSSLESLEPLTPTSAWKAAERLAKVAKMRKHMNRVSDLHGFENARF, encoded by the coding sequence ATGATAAGCGGCTGGAGAAGAGCCTTTTGCACTTCCATACCCAAAGAGAGACACGACGAAGACGACAGCAACTGTGTTCTTGATTCACCGGAGGACCAACGTTTCCGACACAAACCCTCTTCCAAGTTCGGTTTTTTCTCAACTCCATCCACCCCTCGTTCTGTTTCCGGCACCTACAGCCTCCGTTGCCGGACTTCTGCAGCCACCGCCGTCGCCACCGCCACACCTTCTGCGTCTCTTCCCTCAACTCCAAAACTAACGTGCAGAACAACCACCGCCGAATCAACTCCAGCCACAACTCCGACGAGAAACAGTAGCCTCGTTTCTTCTCCGGCGAGCTTCTCCCTCCTCAAATCAAAACTCCGATTCAACAAGGCGAAGAGTAGCAACAAATGTGGAATCTGCTCACAGAGCGTGAAACCAGGTCAAGGCACGGCGATTTTCACGGCGGAGTGCTCACACACGTTTCATTTCCCCTGCGTGACGTCACGTGCCGCAGCGGATCATAACCGGCTCGTCACGTGTCCGGTTTGCGGATCTTCGCTGTTGCCTGAAACTCGAAATTACGGTAAACCGGGTTCTCAAACCGGACAAGAGACCAGCCGGTTAAAAGTTTACAACGACGACGAGCCTTTAATCTCATCTCCTATGTCTCCCGCTGGTTTCCACACGATACTCGAATCCGACGAAAacgaagacggcgagttcactGGATTCTCCGTTAATACGCCGTCACCTTTAACGGCGAAGCTATTAACGGATGATTCTTTAAGAAACGTGGAGGTTAAGCTCTCGCCGGAATCTGCGATCGTTGCGGCGGTGAAAGGTTACGAGACTTACTCCGTCGTTATGAAGGTGAAATCTCCGCCCCTTACGACGGCGCGTAGGTTACCGGTGGATTTGGTTATCGTTTTAGACGTGGCCGGGAGGTTAGAATCGCTGAAGCGAACGATGAAGCTCCTGATTTCGAATCTTAAGGAGACGGATCGTTTATCCATCGTCGCGTTTTCGTCGAGCTCGAAACGGTTGTTGCCGTTACGGAGGATGACGGCGAACGGGAGGAGATCAGCAAGAAGAATCGTGGATATCATCTCCGTCTCCGGCGCCGGAGTCGCTTGTAACGGCGGAGGAATAACCGCGAACGACGCGTTGAAGAAGGCGGTGAAGGTGTTGGAGGATCGCCGGCAGAAAAACCCTTTCGCCACCGTCTTCGTTTTAACGGACCGTCAGGCCCATCAGGCCCAATTAGCGTATTCTAAAATTCCCGTCGTGTGGCTCGGCGCGTGGGATCACGCGGTTTCAGAGGACGCCTTTGCGAGAAGTATCAACGGTTATTTGAGTTTGTCTGTTCAGGATCTCGGTTTAAGCCTCGGGTTGGTGTCTGGGTCGGGTCAGGGAGAGATTACTGCCGTCTACTCTCTTTCGGGTCGACCCGCCTGGCTTGGAACCGGTTCGGTCCGGTTAGGTGATATGTACGCTGGAGAAGAGAGAGCGTTGCTCGTGGAAATCAAAGCGCCGGTTAGCTCTTCCACTACGAGTAGGTCCCACAGAATCCTGACCGTTCGATCTCGTTACGTGGACCCCACAACTCAAGAAATAAGAAACCCGGAAGATCGGGCGCTTCTGATTCCTTATCCTGTAACCGTACGATCATCATCCAATCCGAACATCGGAAGGCTCAGAAACCTCCACGTCAGCACTCGAGCCGTTGCGGAGTCTCGGCGGCTCATAGAGCGCAACAATTACTCTGGAGCTGAAAGATTGCTGACGTCGGCTCGAGCCTTGCTGGTGCAGTACGGCTTGAGCTCGAGTGATACGTGCTTACGTGGCTTAGACGCTGAGCTTGCGGATCTTAACGGTGTGAGAGGAAGACAGTTGACGTCATCATTGGAGAGTTTGGAGCCGCTTACTCCAACGTCGGCTTGGAAAGCGGCGGAGAGATTGGCGAAAGTGGCGAAGATGAGGAAACATATGAACAGAGTCAGTGACTTGCATGGGTTCGAAAACGCTAGATTTTAG
- the LOC106449799 gene encoding cytochrome P450 71B2-like isoform X1: MGILLCFFLVLLLTLASSNFLKKNTNSKFNLPPSPSSLPVIGNLHHLAGLPHRCFHNLSKKYGPVMLLRLGSVPVVVISSSEAAEAVLKAHDLECCSRPKTLGTGKFSYGFKDIALSQYGEYWRKMRKLAVIELFSLKRVQSFRYIREEEVGLVVKKVSESALRQSPVDLSKTFFSLTASIICRVALGQNFNEDGFVINQERIQELITEATEAIGTFTFYDFFPGALGRFLDWLFQRHKKINKVFEELDAFYQHVIDDHLTLEGRKDPDIVSLMLDMIDKQGNEDSFKLNIDNVKAILMNVFLAGIDTSAVTMIWAMSELVRNPRVMKKAREKIRTALGDKREIITEDDLGKVDYLKLIIKETFRLHPPLPFILPRETMSHIKIQGYDIPPKTQIQINVWTIGRDTEHWTDPEDFVPERFTDSSVDFRGQHFELLPFGSGRRMCPAFPMGVATVELGLMNLLYFFDWALPDGMNFGDMDMEETGSISIVKKVPLQLVPLQCY; encoded by the exons atggggatcttgctctgtttcttcttggTTTTGCTTCTTACTCTCGCATCATCAAACTTTCTTAAAAAGAATACAAACTCAAAGTTTAATCTTCCTCCAAGCCCTTCAAGTCTTCCAGTCATTGGAAACTTACACCATCTTGCAGGATTGCCTCACAGATGTTTTCATAACCTCTCTAAGAAATACGGACCAGTGATGCTTCTCCGTCTCGGGTCGGTTCCGGTGGTTGTTATCTCATCGAGTGAAGCAGCTGAAGCAGTTCTCAAAGCTCATGACTTGGAATGTTGCAGCCGACCAAAGACGTTAGGGACAGGAAAATTCTCTTACGGTTTCAAAGACATCGCTCTTTCTCAATACGGTGAGTATTGGCGGAAAATGCGGAAACTCGCAGTGATAGAGCTTTTTAGCCTCAAAAGGGTTCAATCGTTTAGGTATATCAGAGAGGAAGAGGTTGGACTTGTGGTGAAGAAAGTGTCTGAATCTGCTTTGAGACAATCTCCTGTAGATTTAAGCAAAACCTTTTTCTCACTCACCGCAAGCATCATTTGTAGAGTAGCTTTAGGACAGAACTTCAACGAGGATGGCTTTGTTATCAATCAAGAAAGGATCCAAGAACTTATTACCGAAGCAACAGAAGCTATAGGGACTTTCACTTTCTATGACTTCTTCCCTGGTGCACTTGGAAGATTCCTAGATTGGTTGTTTCAACGTCACAAGAAGATCAACAAAGTCTTTGAAGAGCTTGATGCTTTTTACCAACATGTGATTGATGACCACTTGACACTAGAAGGAAGGAAAGACCCGGATATTGTTTCCTTGATGTTGGATATGATCGATAAACAAGGAAACGAAGATTCTTTCAAACTCAATATTGATAATGTCAAGGCTATCCTCATG AATGTATTTCTAGCAGGGATAGATACAAGCGCTGTAACAATGATTTGGGCGATGTCAGAACTCGTTAGAAACCCTAGAGTAATGAAGAAAGCTCGGGAAAAGATTCGAACCGCCCTTGGGGACAAAAGGGAAATAATCACTGAAGATGACCTAGGAAAAGTTGATTACTTGAAGCTCATAATCAAGGAAACATTCAGACTACATCCACCACTTCCATTTATACTTCCAAGAGAAACAATGTCTCACATCAAGATCCAAGGCTACGATATTCCCCCGAAAACGCAAATTCAAATTAACGTATGGACAATCGGACGTGACACCGAGCATTGGACCGACCCTGAAGATTTCGTCCCTGAACGGTTTACTGATAGTTCTGTAGATTTCAGAGGACAACATTTTGAGCTGTTACCGTTTGGTTCTGGTCGGAGGATGTGTCCAGCGTTTCCAATGGGTGTTGCTACCGTGGAGCTAGGGTTGATGAATTTGCTTTACTTTTTCGATTGGGCATTGCCAGATGGAATGAACTTTGGAGACATGGATATGGAAGAAACTGGTAGTATCTCCATTGTTAAAAAAGTACCCCTTCAACTTGTGCCCCTTCAATGTTATTGA
- the LOC106449799 gene encoding cytochrome P450 71B2-like isoform X2, with protein sequence MLQPTKDVRDRKILLRFQRHRSFSIRYIREEEVGLVVKKVSESALRQSPVDLSKTFFSLTASIICRVALGQNFNEDGFVINQERIQELITEATEAIGTFTFYDFFPGALGRFLDWLFQRHKKINKVFEELDAFYQHVIDDHLTLEGRKDPDIVSLMLDMIDKQGNEDSFKLNIDNVKAILMNVFLAGIDTSAVTMIWAMSELVRNPRVMKKAREKIRTALGDKREIITEDDLGKVDYLKLIIKETFRLHPPLPFILPRETMSHIKIQGYDIPPKTQIQINVWTIGRDTEHWTDPEDFVPERFTDSSVDFRGQHFELLPFGSGRRMCPAFPMGVATVELGLMNLLYFFDWALPDGMNFGDMDMEETGSISIVKKVPLQLVPLQCY encoded by the exons ATGTTGCAGCCGACCAAAGACGTTAGGGACAGGAAAATTCTCTTACGGTTTCAAAGACATCGCTCTTTCTCAATACG GTATATCAGAGAGGAAGAGGTTGGACTTGTGGTGAAGAAAGTGTCTGAATCTGCTTTGAGACAATCTCCTGTAGATTTAAGCAAAACCTTTTTCTCACTCACCGCAAGCATCATTTGTAGAGTAGCTTTAGGACAGAACTTCAACGAGGATGGCTTTGTTATCAATCAAGAAAGGATCCAAGAACTTATTACCGAAGCAACAGAAGCTATAGGGACTTTCACTTTCTATGACTTCTTCCCTGGTGCACTTGGAAGATTCCTAGATTGGTTGTTTCAACGTCACAAGAAGATCAACAAAGTCTTTGAAGAGCTTGATGCTTTTTACCAACATGTGATTGATGACCACTTGACACTAGAAGGAAGGAAAGACCCGGATATTGTTTCCTTGATGTTGGATATGATCGATAAACAAGGAAACGAAGATTCTTTCAAACTCAATATTGATAATGTCAAGGCTATCCTCATG AATGTATTTCTAGCAGGGATAGATACAAGCGCTGTAACAATGATTTGGGCGATGTCAGAACTCGTTAGAAACCCTAGAGTAATGAAGAAAGCTCGGGAAAAGATTCGAACCGCCCTTGGGGACAAAAGGGAAATAATCACTGAAGATGACCTAGGAAAAGTTGATTACTTGAAGCTCATAATCAAGGAAACATTCAGACTACATCCACCACTTCCATTTATACTTCCAAGAGAAACAATGTCTCACATCAAGATCCAAGGCTACGATATTCCCCCGAAAACGCAAATTCAAATTAACGTATGGACAATCGGACGTGACACCGAGCATTGGACCGACCCTGAAGATTTCGTCCCTGAACGGTTTACTGATAGTTCTGTAGATTTCAGAGGACAACATTTTGAGCTGTTACCGTTTGGTTCTGGTCGGAGGATGTGTCCAGCGTTTCCAATGGGTGTTGCTACCGTGGAGCTAGGGTTGATGAATTTGCTTTACTTTTTCGATTGGGCATTGCCAGATGGAATGAACTTTGGAGACATGGATATGGAAGAAACTGGTAGTATCTCCATTGTTAAAAAAGTACCCCTTCAACTTGTGCCCCTTCAATGTTATTGA